Part of the Tepiditoga spiralis genome, TTCAAAAGATGAGATATTAGAAGGATATATAAATAGTGTTTATCAAGGAAATGATATATCTGGTTTTGGTGCTTCATCAATGAGATATTTTAGAAAAGATATTTTTGAATTAAATACAGAAGAAATGTTACTTCTTGTAGGAATAATAAATGGTCCAGAACTTTATAATCCTTATAGATATCCAGATAGAGCAAAAAAACAAGCCATAAAACTTTTATATTCTATAGAAAATAACCCATTTATAAAAGATAAGGCTAAGATAGAAAAAAGAATAAATGAAATGACAATATATCCGTTGGATTATAAGAAAGAGTATTTAAATTTTATATATCAAGCTAAATCAGAAGAAAGTAAGATAGGATTAAAAGGTGGTGGATATACAATAAAAACTACCTTTAATAAAGATGTTTATGAATCAGTTACTTTAAATGCAAGTACATCTTCTATAGTTATAAATAATAAAAATGGAAAAATATTAAGTTTTTGGGGAAGTCAATACTCTAATTTTATGTCTTTAAAACAAATTGGGTCTAATATAAAACCATTTTATTACTTACTTGCTATTGAAAAAGGATATACTCCAGATACAATATTACCAGACAAACCAATTAATTTTGGTAGTTGGTCTCCACAAAATTTTGATAATAAGTTTAGAGGCGAAGTTAAATTAAAAGATGCATTAATACATTCTTTAAATGTTCCTTCTATATATTTAGCTACTCATATAGGTAATTCTCCAACAGAATCAATTGATCAAATAAAAAATTTTTTAATAAATAATATAAATCTAAAAGGAAAGTATACATCAGATTTAACTTTAGCTTTAGGAACACTTGAAAGTAATCCATACAATATGGTTAGAGCTTTTTGTATTTTCCCAAATTATGGATTGATACCTAAAATTTATTCTATTTCAGAAATATATGATAGAAAAGGAAATTTAATTTATAAAAAATATCCAGAAATAGAAAAAAAAGTAAACATTTCAAATGAAACTTATTCCACTATGAATCAACTTTTAAGAGGCGTTATTGAAAATGGAAGTGGAAAAAAAGCCAATGTTGATGGAATTGATATACATGGAAAAACGGGTACTGCAGAATATGCAACTTGGTTTACTGGATTTACTGGTTCAAAAGGAGTTTCGGTTAGAGTTGATGGTAAAGGGCTTTTATCTACAACTTCATCAGTACCAGTTGCTTCAAGAATAATAAAAAATTTTATATATATTGGTAATAATTTTGAAGTTCCATTATATATAAATGTAAAAAACGTTTTTCAAAAAACAGATTTTTTTGATGATCCAATAACCTTTATTTCAAAAGGGTTTGATGTTATTCAATATTTGAAATATGCTAAACTTAAATTCAATATTAATGAACTTAAACTAAAAATAAACAAAGTTATATCTCAAATAGAAGATCTTTATCCAGACATTGCAAAAAATCTGAACGAGTGGAAAGATAAAAATTTAGTTGATTTTTTAAATAATCCTTTTGTTTTTATACAAAATGGATATGATATAGATGATTATTTAAATAAAATGGTTTGGACTGAAAAATTAAAAGATAAATTGATAAAGGTCAAGTCACAATTAGAAGATCTTTATCCAGATATTGCAAAAAAGATAGATTTATTTTTAAAATTAAAGGAGAAAAAATAATGAATAAATTAAAAAAAGGAAAAACTTTATTGAAAAA contains:
- a CDS encoding transglycosylase domain-containing protein, yielding MKSFISGFILTFISFLIIFFYTNSFYKNTKSIFFVNSNYNTYLFDDNEMILPTKYKYVKLENVPEELIYYLIWSEDRNFFEHFGVNPKAILRAFYINIKEKNFSQGGSTLTQQLAKTVYLSHEKTFKRKILDMMLAFFIERSYSKDEILEGYINSVYQGNDISGFGASSMRYFRKDIFELNTEEMLLLVGIINGPELYNPYRYPDRAKKQAIKLLYSIENNPFIKDKAKIEKRINEMTIYPLDYKKEYLNFIYQAKSEESKIGLKGGGYTIKTTFNKDVYESVTLNASTSSIVINNKNGKILSFWGSQYSNFMSLKQIGSNIKPFYYLLAIEKGYTPDTILPDKPINFGSWSPQNFDNKFRGEVKLKDALIHSLNVPSIYLATHIGNSPTESIDQIKNFLINNINLKGKYTSDLTLALGTLESNPYNMVRAFCIFPNYGLIPKIYSISEIYDRKGNLIYKKYPEIEKKVNISNETYSTMNQLLRGVIENGSGKKANVDGIDIHGKTGTAEYATWFTGFTGSKGVSVRVDGKGLLSTTSSVPVASRIIKNFIYIGNNFEVPLYINVKNVFQKTDFFDDPITFISKGFDVIQYLKYAKLKFNINELKLKINKVISQIEDLYPDIAKNLNEWKDKNLVDFLNNPFVFIQNGYDIDDYLNKMVWTEKLKDKLIKVKSQLEDLYPDIAKKIDLFLKLKEKK